The following coding sequences lie in one Variovorax terrae genomic window:
- a CDS encoding ABC transporter substrate-binding protein: MKLKATLAFAVLAFGASFALAQQQGVSKNEILIGTIQDMSGPLAGYGKQARNGMLLRIAELNEQGSIHGRKLKLLAEDDGYDPKKAVLAAQKLVNQDKIFIMAGHLGTAQNMAAMPVQFDKNIVNLFPITAAREMYEPLNRLKYSFAATYYDQVRITLPKMIKEKNAKKVCTIYQDDDFGTEVQKGAEAALKTLNMELAEKTTYKRGATDFSSQVAKMKAAGCDLVVLGTIIRETIGTIAEARKTGFNPTFLGTSAAYTDLIHKLGGKAMDGLYATMTVQHPYLDEASQPLRFWANKYKTQFNEDPTVFSVYGYIIIDSFIQAAQKAGPNLTTDSFIKAMDSMTFEPDMFGSPKSNYTATKRLGNDLSRLSQIQDGKWKVISDYVKP; the protein is encoded by the coding sequence ATGAAACTCAAAGCCACCCTCGCCTTCGCCGTGCTGGCGTTCGGCGCTTCGTTCGCGCTCGCCCAGCAGCAGGGCGTGAGCAAGAACGAGATCCTGATCGGCACGATCCAGGACATGTCGGGTCCGCTGGCCGGCTACGGCAAGCAGGCGCGCAACGGCATGCTGCTGCGCATTGCCGAGCTCAACGAGCAGGGCAGCATCCACGGGCGCAAGCTCAAGCTGCTGGCCGAGGACGACGGCTACGATCCCAAGAAGGCCGTGCTGGCCGCGCAGAAGCTGGTGAACCAGGACAAGATCTTCATCATGGCCGGCCACCTGGGCACGGCGCAGAACATGGCCGCGATGCCGGTGCAGTTCGACAAGAACATCGTCAACCTGTTCCCGATCACGGCCGCACGCGAAATGTACGAACCGCTGAACCGGCTCAAGTACTCGTTCGCGGCGACCTACTACGACCAGGTGCGCATCACGCTGCCCAAGATGATCAAGGAAAAGAACGCCAAGAAAGTCTGCACCATCTACCAGGACGACGACTTCGGCACCGAGGTCCAGAAGGGGGCGGAGGCCGCGCTCAAGACCCTGAACATGGAGCTGGCCGAGAAGACCACCTACAAGCGCGGCGCGACCGACTTCTCCTCGCAGGTGGCCAAGATGAAGGCCGCGGGCTGCGACCTGGTGGTGCTGGGCACCATCATCCGCGAGACCATCGGCACCATCGCCGAGGCGCGCAAGACCGGCTTCAACCCCACCTTCCTCGGCACCAGCGCCGCCTACACGGATCTGATCCACAAGCTGGGCGGCAAGGCCATGGACGGCCTGTACGCCACCATGACCGTGCAGCATCCCTACCTGGACGAGGCCTCGCAGCCCCTGCGCTTCTGGGCCAACAAGTACAAGACCCAGTTCAATGAAGACCCGACCGTGTTCTCGGTCTACGGCTACATCATCATCGACTCGTTCATCCAGGCGGCGCAGAAGGCTGGCCCGAACCTCACGACCGACAGCTTCATCAAGGCCATGGACAGCATGACCTTCGAGCCTGACATGTTCGGCAGCCCGAAGAGCAACTACACCGCCACCAAGCGCCTGGGCAACGATCTCTCGCGCCTGTCGCAGATCCAGGACGGCAAGTGGAAGGTCATCTCGGACTACGTGAAGCCCTGA
- a CDS encoding thioesterase family protein, translating to MTHTAAPAGEFEPEFIAGLKTIFEEKIAFNRVIGLKIISMRPEQVTGRIEMRHELVGHYAHNRVHGGVISAGLDAMGGLAVMAAIGARHMDEPPAQRLHRFAKLGTIDLRIDYLRPGIGERFELRAEVLRLGSRVASTRMEFLGADGRLLSVGAGAYIVS from the coding sequence ATGACTCACACTGCGGCGCCGGCTGGCGAATTCGAACCGGAGTTCATCGCCGGCCTGAAAACCATTTTTGAAGAAAAGATTGCCTTCAACCGGGTGATCGGCCTGAAGATCATCTCGATGCGGCCCGAGCAGGTCACCGGCCGCATCGAGATGCGCCACGAACTGGTGGGGCACTATGCCCACAACCGTGTCCACGGCGGCGTGATCAGCGCGGGGCTGGACGCCATGGGCGGCCTGGCCGTGATGGCGGCCATCGGCGCCCGCCACATGGACGAGCCGCCTGCGCAGCGGCTGCACCGCTTTGCCAAGCTTGGCACCATCGACCTGCGCATCGATTACCTGCGGCCGGGTATCGGCGAGCGGTTCGAACTGCGTGCCGAGGTGCTGCGGCTGGGTTCGCGCGTCGCTTCCACGCGGATGGAGTTCCTCGGGGCGGATGGCCGACTGCTGTCGGTGGGGGCGGGGGCCTACATCGTGTCCTGA
- a CDS encoding ABC transporter substrate-binding protein — MKTKLACLGLLALGTTFATAQTATQGVSKNEIVIGTIQDLSGPLAGYGKQIRNGMQLRVEEANEQGGINGRRIRLLVEDSGYEPKKAVLAAQKLVSQDGIFAMVGHLGTAQNMAAMPVQFEKNVINFFPVTAAREMYEPLHRLKYSNAATYYDQMRIAAPRLMKDRNLKKACVIYQDDDFGLEVMRGAEAGLKTLNMEFAEKTSYKRGATDFSSQIAKMKAAGCELVVLGTIIRETVGTIGEARRSGFSPLFVGSSAVYTDLIPKLGGKPMDGLFATMTAAHPYLDAAEQPVRFWANKYKTRFSEDPSVFSVYGYGNMDAFLRVAMKTGPALSTDSFVKTMDGMTFTRDMFGTAELSFSPTRHLGNAFSRLSQIQDGRWKVVSDYVAFSGLKPVLQKDGKWKVESEFFKD; from the coding sequence ATGAAGACCAAACTCGCCTGCCTGGGGCTGCTGGCCCTGGGCACCACGTTCGCCACCGCGCAGACCGCCACCCAGGGCGTGAGCAAGAACGAAATCGTCATCGGCACGATCCAGGACCTGTCGGGCCCGCTGGCCGGCTATGGCAAGCAGATCCGCAACGGCATGCAGTTGCGCGTGGAGGAAGCCAACGAGCAGGGCGGCATCAACGGCCGCCGGATCAGGCTGCTGGTCGAGGATTCGGGCTATGAGCCGAAGAAGGCCGTGCTGGCGGCGCAGAAGCTGGTGAGCCAGGACGGCATCTTCGCAATGGTGGGCCACCTGGGCACCGCGCAGAACATGGCCGCCATGCCGGTGCAGTTCGAGAAGAACGTGATCAACTTCTTCCCGGTCACGGCCGCGCGCGAGATGTACGAGCCCCTGCACCGCCTCAAATACTCCAACGCGGCCACCTACTACGACCAGATGCGCATTGCGGCGCCGCGGCTCATGAAGGACCGCAACCTGAAGAAGGCCTGCGTGATCTACCAGGACGACGACTTCGGCCTCGAAGTGATGCGCGGCGCCGAAGCCGGCCTGAAGACCCTCAACATGGAGTTCGCCGAGAAAACCTCGTACAAGCGCGGCGCCACCGACTTCTCCTCGCAGATCGCGAAGATGAAGGCCGCGGGCTGCGAGCTCGTGGTGCTCGGCACCATCATCCGCGAGACGGTGGGCACCATCGGCGAGGCGCGCCGCTCGGGCTTTTCGCCGCTGTTCGTGGGCTCCAGCGCGGTGTACACCGACCTGATTCCCAAGCTCGGCGGCAAGCCGATGGACGGCCTGTTCGCCACCATGACCGCGGCACACCCCTACCTGGACGCGGCCGAGCAGCCGGTGCGCTTCTGGGCCAACAAGTACAAGACCCGGTTCAGCGAGGACCCTTCGGTGTTCTCGGTCTATGGCTATGGCAACATGGACGCGTTCCTGCGCGTGGCCATGAAGACCGGCCCGGCCCTCAGCACCGACAGCTTCGTCAAGACGATGGACGGCATGACCTTCACGCGCGACATGTTCGGCACGGCCGAACTGAGCTTCAGCCCGACCCGGCACCTGGGCAATGCGTTCTCACGGCTGTCGCAGATCCAGGACGGGCGCTGGAAGGTGGTGTCCGACTACGTGGCGTTCAGCGGCCTGAAGCCGGTGCTGCAAAAGGACGGGAAGTGGAAGGTCGAGTCGGAGTTCTTCAAGGATTGA